One genomic window of Elaeis guineensis isolate ETL-2024a chromosome 2, EG11, whole genome shotgun sequence includes the following:
- the LOC105048284 gene encoding peptide deformylase 1B, chloroplastic has product MAGRLQASTAISFSALLPLLSCRSSFSATGKSLSFRRFCSKPLALSSPLMEVSAQARRGFSFQEGDFASPADLCFESPLKIVEYPDPILRARNKRINTFDENLKKLVEEMFDLMYRTDGIGLSAPQVGVNVQLMVFNPAGEHGEGEEIVLVNPVVYKTSKRSILYNEGCLSFPGIYADIERPASVKVDARDLTGGRFKVNLSGLPARVFQHEFDHLQGTLFFDRMTEDVLESIRSELKALEKKYERRTGLPSPEIIDKYERTKEVAGFART; this is encoded by the exons ATGGCAGGGCGGCTGCAGGCCTCGACCGCCATATCTTTCTCcgccctcctccccctcctctcctGCCGTTCGAGCTTTTCCGCCACCGGAAAATCGCTTAGCTTCCGCCGCTTCTGCTCCAAACCACTTGCTCTGAGTTCCCCGCTCATGGAGGTCTCGGCGCAGGCTCGGCGCGGCTTCTCCTTCCAAGAAGGCGACTTCGCTTCAC CTGCTGATTTGTGCTTCGAGTCGCCGTTAAAGATTGTGGAGTATCCCGATCCCATCCTGAGAGCGAGGAACAAGCGCATCAATACGTTTGATGAGAACTTGAAGAAGCTGGTTGAAGAGATGTTTGATCTTATGTACAG AACTGATGGCATCGGACTCTCAGCACCCCAAGTTGGGGTTAACGTTCAACTTATGGTATTTAATCCTGCTGGTGAACATGGTGAAGGAGAGGAAATTGTTCTTGTGAACCCAGTAGTCTACAAAACCTCAAAAAGATCTATACTTTACAATGAGGGTTGCTTATCATTTCCAGGAATCTATGCAGATATAGAG AGGCCTGCATCTGTCAAGGTTGATGCTCGAGATCTAACAGGTGGGAGGTTTAAAGTTAACCTGTCTGGTCTTCCTGCACGAGTTTTCCAGCATGAATTCGATCATTTGCAG GGAACTCTCTTTTTTGATAGGATGACTGAAGATGTTCTTGAAAGCATTCGTTCAGAGCTGAAG GCTCtagaaaagaaatatgaaagaagaaCTGGACTGCCAAGCCCTGAAATCATTGACAAATATGAAAGAACAAAGGAGGTTGCTGGTTTTGCTAGAACATGA
- the LOC105048303 gene encoding polygalacturonase At1g48100, whose protein sequence is MSSVSLKGLGVLLLLVFLVLCSTFDVCDGRRGKHWRQKKAPASSLAQKKGKGKIGGSHHNGGGGQSSPKPSPKLGPGEGCPVATQAVMFNVLDFGAKGDGVSDDTKAFEAAWAAACKVEASTMVVPAEFQFLVGPISFSGPFCQPNIVFQLDGTIIAPTSSTAWGSGLLQWLEFTKLRGITIQGSGTIEGRGSIWWTGSESDVDPINARLSAKMPQIKPTALRFYGSYNVTVTGITIQNSPQCHLKFDYCEAVQVFNMTISSPGDSPNTDGIHLQNSIDVSIHHTDLGCGDDCISIQTGCSNVYIHNVNCGPGHGISIGGLGKDNTKACVSNITVRDVNMHNTMTGVRIKTWQGGSGSVQSIRFANIKVSEVQTPIIIDQFYCDRRSCKNQTAAVALSSIAYENIKGTFTVKPVHFACSDSMPCSDISLTEVELEPLQEQYHMYEPFCWQVYGELYTPTVPPIFCLQTGKPTSNRIQSDHDSC, encoded by the exons ATGAGTAGCGTTAGTCTAAAAGGCCTTGGGGTGCTTCTTCTTCTTGTCTTTCTTGTTTTGTGCTCCACTTTTGATGTGTGTGATGGGAGGAGAGGCAAGCATTGGAGGCAAAAGAAAGCTCCAGCTTCCTCCTTGGCACAGAAGAAAGGAAAGGGCAAGATCGGCGGAAGTCACCACAATGGTGGCGGAGGCCAGTCGAGTCCGAAACCAAGCCCAAAACTCGGTCCAGGCGAAGGATGTCCAGTTGCGACGCAAGCAGTGATGTTTAATGTGCTTGATTTTGGAGCAAAGGGTGATGGAGTCAGTGATGACACTAAG GCATTTGAGGCTGCATGGGCTGCTGCTTGTAAAGTGGAGGCTTCTACCATGGTGGTCCCAGCAGAATTTCAATTCCTGGTTGGGCCAATCTCATTCTCAGGACCTTTCTGCCAACCCAATATTGTGTTTCAG TTGGATGGGACGATCATTGCTCCTACAAGCTCCACAGCTTGGGGTTCAGGCCTGCTGCAGTGGCTTGAGTTTACCAAGCTCAGAGGAATAACCATCCAAGGCAGCGGCACAATAGAAGGGCGAGGCAGCATCTGGTGGACAGGCTCCGAATCTGATGTCGATCCC ATTAATGCTAGGCTCAGTGCAAAAATGCCACAGATCAAACCAACA GCTCTGAGGTTTTATGGAAGTTACAATGTAACAGTCACGGGCATAACGATACAGAATAGCCCACAGTGCCACCTTAAATTTGATTACTGTGAAGCAGTTCAAGTCTTCAACATGACCATCTCTTCCCCTGGCGACAGCCCCAACACAGACGGAATACATCTCCAGAATTCCATAGATGTATCCATCCATCACACCGACTTGGGTTGTG GTGATGACTGCATCTCCATCCAAACAGGATGCTCAAATGTATACATACACAATGTGAACTGTGGACCAGGCCATGGGATTAGCATAGGCGGACTTGGGAAGGACAACACCAAAGCATGCGTCTCCAATATAACAGTAAGGGATGTCAACATGCATAACACGATGACTGGTGTCCGAATCAAGACCTGGCAG GGCGGCTCAGGCTCTGTTCAAAGCATAAGATTCGCAAACATTAAAGTCTCAGAGGTTCAAACACCTATAATTATCGACCAATTTTATTGTGACAGAAGGTCTTGCAAGAACCAGACAGCAGCAGTGGCACTGTCAAGCATTGCATATGAGAACATCAAAGGGACATTCACGGTGAAACCAGTCCATTTTGCATGCAGTGACAGCATGCCTTGTTCAGACATTAGCCTAACTGAGGTAGAGCTCGAACCACTGCAAGAACAGTACCACATGTATGAACCTTTCTGCTGGCAGGTGTACGGGGAACTGTACACCCCGACGGTTCCTCCAATTTTTTGCCTGCAAACTGGGAAACCAACAAGCAACCGGATCCAGTCTGATCATGACTCATGCTGA
- the LOC105048296 gene encoding uncharacterized protein, whose amino-acid sequence MGFSHLFDHCSMCCVIQWIYTRKGEEQKQSLMMFYASFQSQGSVADPSLLGKGGEAKDGPSGTCEADSSWSSFSFFLTLPWAVRDLFQSIVGPYTTILGTNEQ is encoded by the exons ATGGGATTTTCACACTTGTTTGACCACTGCAGTATGTGTTGTGTTATACAGTGGATCTATACAAGGAAAG GTGAGGAACAGAAACAATCTTTGATGATGTTTTATGCCTCGTTTCAATCTCAAGGGAGTGTAGCAGATCCATCTCTACTTGGTAAAG GAGGGGAAGCTAAAGATGGCCCAAGTGGAACTTGTGAGGCTGATTCCTCTTggtcctccttttctttctttctcaccCTCCCTTGGGCAGTGAGGGACCTATTTCAGTCTATTGTAGGCCCCTATACAACTATTCTCGGTACAAATgaacaataa